ACGCCTGGTTGCGGGCGCGGGCCGGCCGCCTTCCATCCCCTCCGGCCGCCCGTTCCGCACACCGCCCCCGGTCGCAAGACCGGGGGCTTTTTTTATGGAGGGAGGGCATCTTTCAAGAGCGGGCGGCCGCCACCAGCGCCGCCATCTCGTGATCCGCCGGGCGGTCGCTTGCGGCCAGCCCGGCCGCAACGCCGTCACGATCGGCGGCGGGCCGGTTCTGGCTCGCCTTGCACTTGCCCTCGATCCGGCTGATCTGAAGCCGCAGCCCCACGATGCCGCGCAGCTGGGCGCGGATGAAATCCTCCGGCGCATCCGCCACCGACCAGGGCACCTCGCGGCCGGCCTCGTGGCGTTCGGTCAGGCGGCGGACCACCTCCAGAAGCCGGCCGGGATCGTCGAACACCTCCAGCGGTCCATAAGCGTGGACGGCGACATAATTCCAGGTGGGCACCACCCGGCCGGTCTCCTGCTTGGTGGCATAGAAGGCGGGTGTGACATAGGCGTCGGGGCCGGTGAACATCGCCAGCGCCTCGCCGCCGATGGCGGGCAGCCGCCCTTGTGGATTTGCGCGGGCCAGATGGCCGTAGAGCGTGCCATGGGGCCCCTCGGTCTCGTCCAGCAACAGCGGCAGCGGGGTCGCCATCAACCCTTCGGCCGTGGCGGTGACCAGGGTCGCAAGACCGGCGTCACGGATGGTGGCGACAAGCCTCTGCCGGTCGTCGATGCGGAAGGCGGGTGGGGTGTACATGGCGAAACTCCCTTGCGTGCCCCCCCAGAATGCCGCGAGTCTGGACCGGCAGGAATGTCCGGTTCCGGAGAAAACAGGTGGGCCAGTTTGACGAGGACGGCATCGCCCGCCGGATCGTGGCGGCGATCCGGGCGCGGATCGACGAGGGGGTCTGGCAGCCGGGTGAGCGCCTGCCGTCGACCCGCAGTTTTGCGGCCGAATGGGGGGCGTCGCGCACCACCGTGACCGCCGCCTACGGCCAGCTGGTGGCCGAGGGCTACATCACCACCCGGCCGGGGGCGCGGGCCGAAGTGGCCGCGGGTCTGGGCCGGGACGTGGTGCCGGCGGCGCCCGAACCGACCCCGCCGCGGCGGCTGTCGGCCTTTGCCCGCCGGCTTGCCGACATGCCGCCCCCGGCACCGGCACCGGCGTTCCGGATTGCGGATTTCCGCTATGGCGATCTGGCGGGGCGAGATTTTCCGGTGCTGGCCTGGCGGCGGGCGATGACCGCGGTGCTGCTGCGCCGCCCCGACCGGCTGGCCTATGGCGACCCGCAAGGGTCGCCGGCGCTGCGCCGGGTGCTGGCCGGGTATCTGTGGCGGGCCCGCGGCATCCGCTGCGGCCCCGACCGGATCATCGTGGTCAACGGTTCGCAACAGGCGCTGGATCTTGCGGCGCGGCTGCTGCTGGACCCGGGCGACCGCGTGGTGATCGAAAACCCGGGCTATCTGCTCGCCCGCCGCGCCTTTGCGGCGGCGGGCGGATCGGCCGTGCCGGTGCCGGTGGATGCCGAGGGGCTGAACACCGACCATCTGCCGCCCGCGCGTCTCGCCTATGTCACGCCCTCGCATCAGTTCCCTTTGGGGGGCGTGCTGTCGGTGGCACGGCGGCGGGCGCTGCTCGCCTGGGCCCGCGCGCAGACGGCGCTGATCATCGAGGACGACTATGACGGCGAATACCGCCACGACGTCGCGC
The DNA window shown above is from Tistrella mobilis and carries:
- a CDS encoding FMN-binding negative transcriptional regulator; the encoded protein is MYTPPAFRIDDRQRLVATIRDAGLATLVTATAEGLMATPLPLLLDETEGPHGTLYGHLARANPQGRLPAIGGEALAMFTGPDAYVTPAFYATKQETGRVVPTWNYVAVHAYGPLEVFDDPGRLLEVVRRLTERHEAGREVPWSVADAPEDFIRAQLRGIVGLRLQISRIEGKCKASQNRPAADRDGVAAGLAASDRPADHEMAALVAAARS
- the pdxR gene encoding MocR-like pyridoxine biosynthesis transcription factor PdxR — encoded protein: MGQFDEDGIARRIVAAIRARIDEGVWQPGERLPSTRSFAAEWGASRTTVTAAYGQLVAEGYITTRPGARAEVAAGLGRDVVPAAPEPTPPRRLSAFARRLADMPPPAPAPAFRIADFRYGDLAGRDFPVLAWRRAMTAVLLRRPDRLAYGDPQGSPALRRVLAGYLWRARGIRCGPDRIIVVNGSQQALDLAARLLLDPGDRVVIENPGYLLARRAFAAAGGSAVPVPVDAEGLNTDHLPPARLAYVTPSHQFPLGGVLSVARRRALLAWARAQTALIIEDDYDGEYRHDVAPVPALQTADPARVIYVGTLSKTLSPTLRLGYLVVPADLAPAFAEAKRVTDRHTALIEQEALAQLMESGAYEAHVRAIRRRNAARRAVLLDALAGLPVRVVGAATGLHLVAWLDGVPAGREAAVIAAAAAAGVGLYPVSALYDPAAPRPETVGLILGYAGLDPAAIRRGVAVLARVLGC